Proteins co-encoded in one Natrarchaeobius halalkaliphilus genomic window:
- a CDS encoding non-histone chromosomal MC1 family protein yields the protein MVREDGKRNFALRESSGDESSVFSGNTPRQAALKAARRLDPGSSEDDADRVELELREKGTDKVHIYDGWAWEETAPDDKPDWMPSEITEANVSKKGIEHLEE from the coding sequence ATGGTACGTGAAGACGGTAAGCGAAACTTTGCGCTACGTGAATCGAGCGGTGACGAGTCGAGCGTCTTTTCGGGGAACACTCCCCGACAGGCCGCACTCAAGGCAGCCAGGCGACTCGATCCGGGTTCCAGCGAGGACGACGCGGACCGAGTCGAATTGGAACTTCGCGAGAAGGGGACTGACAAGGTCCACATCTACGACGGCTGGGCGTGGGAGGAGACGGCTCCCGACGACAAGCCGGACTGGATGCCAAGCGAGATCACCGAGGCAAACGTCTCGAAAAAGGGGATCGAACATCTCGAAGAGTGA
- the pheA gene encoding prephenate dehydratase — protein MAVITLGPEGTYSHRAARAIGDEIEFSQSVTSIVDAVATGEHDRGVIAIENSIEGSVTESLDALAEYDVAVVREIVTPVRHALLAQGPTFETVASHSQALAQCRTYLEREYPDAALEAVASTAQGVDFARTDASVAGIGHPANADDGDELEVLAEDIQDQDSNSTRFFAIAPTEDRSTGGGKTSLVVYPNANYPGLLLELLEPFADQDINLTRVESRPSGRRLGDYVFHVDFEAGLYESRTNEAIEELEELAENGWVRRLGSYDTEHVVD, from the coding sequence ATGGCCGTCATAACGCTCGGACCCGAGGGGACGTATTCACACAGAGCGGCGCGTGCGATCGGTGACGAGATCGAATTCAGCCAATCGGTTACGTCGATCGTCGACGCCGTCGCAACCGGCGAACACGACCGAGGCGTCATCGCGATCGAGAACAGCATCGAAGGAAGCGTCACGGAGAGTCTGGACGCGCTCGCGGAGTACGACGTCGCCGTCGTCCGCGAAATCGTCACCCCGGTCAGACACGCGTTGCTCGCACAGGGTCCGACGTTCGAGACGGTCGCCAGCCACTCGCAGGCGCTCGCCCAGTGTCGAACCTACCTCGAGCGCGAGTACCCCGACGCCGCGCTCGAGGCCGTCGCCAGTACGGCCCAGGGCGTCGACTTCGCTCGCACGGACGCCTCCGTCGCGGGCATCGGCCATCCGGCGAACGCAGACGACGGCGACGAACTCGAGGTACTGGCCGAGGACATCCAGGATCAGGACTCGAATTCGACCCGGTTTTTCGCGATCGCCCCGACGGAGGATCGATCGACCGGCGGCGGAAAGACGTCCCTCGTGGTCTACCCGAACGCGAACTACCCCGGATTGCTGCTCGAGTTACTCGAGCCCTTCGCGGACCAGGATATCAACCTGACTCGGGTCGAGTCGCGTCCGAGCGGACGACGACTGGGCGATTACGTCTTCCACGTCGACTTCGAGGCGGGGCTGTACGAATCGCGGACGAACGAGGCCATCGAGGAACTCGAAGAGCTCGCGGAAAACGGCTGGGTTCGGCGGCTGGGTTCGTACGACACGGAACACGTCGTCGATTGA
- a CDS encoding peroxiredoxin, with protein MVLEPGENAPTVTALDQDGEDVELAFDAPTVLYFYPRDATPGCATEARQFDRELEEYRDAGVSVYGASTDDVDSHREFRDDEGLDFDLLADPDGELADAFDVDRTRGATERTTFVLADGEVQSVYEGVDPDGHAREVLEDALEDGLVTLSELD; from the coding sequence ATGGTACTCGAACCAGGCGAGAACGCGCCGACGGTGACCGCACTCGATCAGGACGGCGAGGACGTCGAACTCGCGTTCGACGCGCCGACAGTGCTGTATTTCTATCCGCGGGACGCCACGCCGGGCTGTGCGACCGAAGCGCGTCAGTTCGATCGCGAACTCGAGGAGTATCGCGACGCCGGCGTCTCCGTTTACGGAGCCTCGACCGACGACGTCGACTCCCACCGGGAGTTCCGTGACGACGAGGGGCTCGACTTCGACCTGCTTGCCGATCCCGACGGCGAGCTCGCGGACGCGTTCGACGTCGACCGAACTCGAGGTGCGACCGAACGGACGACGTTCGTCCTCGCTGACGGCGAAGTCCAGAGCGTCTACGAAGGGGTCGATCCGGACGGCCACGCACGCGAAGTGCTCGAGGACGCACTCGAGGACGGGCTGGTCACGCTGTCCGAGTTGGATTGA
- a CDS encoding Hsp20/alpha crystallin family protein, giving the protein MRGNPLDELEEMLNRVSRQVEEGMTGGGLQVPGSVPVDVADRDEEYVVTADLPGYETDDMSLTLSDGTLHLEATRADEEEYDGGRYLRRERTRTAASRRIRLPEPVEEGSISAGYEQGVLTVRLPKAGGGDESKEIDIE; this is encoded by the coding sequence ATGCGAGGAAACCCACTCGACGAACTCGAGGAGATGCTGAACCGGGTCAGCCGACAGGTCGAAGAGGGGATGACCGGTGGCGGACTGCAGGTTCCCGGCTCCGTCCCCGTCGACGTCGCGGACAGGGACGAAGAGTACGTCGTGACGGCCGATCTCCCCGGCTACGAGACCGACGACATGTCGCTGACGCTCTCGGACGGAACGCTCCACCTGGAAGCGACGCGAGCGGACGAGGAGGAGTACGACGGGGGACGCTACCTCCGTCGCGAGCGGACCCGGACGGCGGCGAGCCGACGGATCCGTCTCCCGGAGCCCGTCGAAGAGGGGTCGATCTCGGCCGGCTACGAACAGGGGGTGCTGACCGTCCGCCTGCCGAAAGCCGGCGGCGGTGACGAGTCGAAAGAAATCGACATCGAGTAG
- the leuS gene encoding leucine--tRNA ligase gives MSDAGYDHARVERRWQEAWNDAEVYRTDDDVEDPTYVLGMYPYPSGKLHMGHVRNYTITDAYARYRRMRGDDVLHPMGWDAFGLPAENAAKDRDTNPRDWTIDCIETMREQMHAMGFGYDWDREITTCTPEYYQWNQWLFSRFHDEDLVERRDADVNWCPECETVLADEQVEGEAELCWRCDTPVEQRELEQWFLKITEYADELLDAIDDLEGWPNSVRQMQRNWIGRQEGTELEFSVDGHGTVEAFTTRVDTIHGATFFALAPDHPISEELAEEDDVVRKFIDHEADPDGDEPNGVETGLSAANPVTGDEIPIYVADFVLSDVGTGALMAVPGHDERDHAFATKMGEEIVPVIAPEPDDWDGETVPGVPDVSEEAFTDDGVLVNSGEYTGLDSEAARARLTEDVESAAWATQYQLRDWGISRQRYWGTPIPVVRCHDGCGSVIVPDEELPVELPEFINTTGNPLDAAEEWKETTCPECGGDATRETDTMDTFVDSSWYFLRYVSPDLEDAPFDVGRANDWMPVDQYVGGIEHAVMHLLYSRFFTKVLADHEGLEHREPFTNLLAQGMVQLEGEKMSKSKGNVVSPQRIVEEYGADTARLFMMQAAQPERDFDWSEEGVRSTNAFLGRLHELVETLFEADLEETDDAIARYVESEIDATIAIAGEEYDELRFNRALRETQDLVRTLRQYADYAEPNAETFERGLSAVVRLLAPVAPHLAEELYDELGDDGFVVDATWPTADVDREFVDKRRTLVENTREDVRQIVDVAGIDDPQAIDVVVAPDWKYDALGIAIASEADNLIGELMQESHIREQGDVAASYGQELQAEREALSMTLGPDEEFAALESAAWLVEREFGAPVTVVSADEVDESVLKNAEPGRPAIEIED, from the coding sequence ATGAGCGACGCCGGTTACGACCACGCGCGAGTCGAACGACGCTGGCAGGAGGCGTGGAACGACGCCGAGGTTTATCGAACCGACGACGACGTCGAGGACCCGACGTACGTCCTGGGGATGTATCCGTATCCCTCGGGCAAACTCCACATGGGTCACGTCCGCAACTATACGATCACGGACGCATACGCCCGATATCGTCGGATGCGCGGCGACGACGTTCTTCACCCGATGGGGTGGGACGCGTTCGGTCTGCCGGCGGAAAACGCGGCCAAAGACCGCGATACGAATCCGCGCGACTGGACGATCGACTGCATCGAGACGATGCGCGAGCAGATGCACGCGATGGGCTTTGGCTACGATTGGGACCGCGAGATCACCACCTGTACGCCGGAGTACTACCAGTGGAATCAGTGGCTCTTCTCCCGGTTCCACGACGAGGACCTCGTCGAGCGTCGCGATGCCGACGTCAACTGGTGTCCCGAGTGCGAAACCGTCCTCGCGGACGAACAGGTCGAGGGTGAGGCCGAACTCTGCTGGCGCTGTGACACGCCCGTCGAACAGCGCGAACTCGAGCAGTGGTTCCTGAAGATCACCGAGTACGCCGACGAGTTGCTGGACGCGATCGACGACCTCGAGGGGTGGCCCAACTCGGTGCGACAGATGCAGCGCAACTGGATCGGTCGACAGGAGGGGACCGAACTGGAGTTCTCGGTGGACGGACACGGCACCGTCGAGGCCTTTACGACCCGTGTCGACACCATCCACGGCGCGACGTTCTTCGCGCTCGCGCCGGACCACCCGATCAGCGAGGAACTGGCCGAGGAGGACGACGTCGTTCGCAAGTTCATCGACCACGAGGCCGATCCGGACGGCGACGAGCCAAACGGCGTCGAGACCGGCCTGAGCGCGGCCAATCCCGTCACCGGCGACGAGATCCCGATCTACGTGGCCGACTTCGTCCTCTCGGACGTCGGAACCGGCGCGTTGATGGCTGTCCCCGGCCACGACGAGCGCGACCACGCGTTCGCGACGAAGATGGGCGAGGAGATCGTTCCCGTGATCGCTCCCGAACCCGACGACTGGGACGGCGAGACGGTCCCCGGCGTACCGGACGTCAGCGAGGAGGCGTTCACCGACGACGGCGTGCTCGTCAACTCCGGCGAGTACACCGGTCTCGACAGCGAGGCGGCACGAGCGCGGCTGACCGAGGACGTCGAAAGCGCCGCGTGGGCCACCCAGTATCAGCTTCGCGACTGGGGCATCTCCCGCCAGCGCTACTGGGGCACGCCGATTCCGGTCGTCCGCTGTCACGACGGCTGTGGATCGGTCATCGTCCCCGACGAGGAGCTGCCCGTCGAGCTACCGGAGTTCATCAACACGACCGGCAACCCGTTGGACGCCGCCGAGGAGTGGAAGGAGACGACCTGCCCGGAGTGTGGCGGCGACGCCACCCGCGAGACGGACACGATGGACACCTTCGTCGACTCCTCGTGGTACTTCCTGCGGTACGTCTCGCCGGACCTCGAGGACGCGCCGTTCGACGTCGGGCGAGCGAACGACTGGATGCCCGTCGATCAGTACGTCGGCGGTATCGAACACGCCGTCATGCACCTGCTGTACTCGCGGTTTTTCACGAAGGTGCTCGCCGACCACGAAGGGCTCGAGCACCGCGAGCCGTTTACCAACCTGCTCGCACAGGGAATGGTCCAGCTCGAGGGCGAGAAGATGTCCAAATCGAAGGGGAACGTCGTCTCACCGCAGCGAATCGTCGAGGAGTACGGCGCGGACACCGCTCGGCTGTTCATGATGCAAGCGGCCCAGCCCGAGCGCGACTTCGACTGGAGCGAAGAGGGCGTCCGATCCACGAACGCCTTCCTCGGCCGGCTACACGAACTGGTCGAAACTCTGTTCGAAGCCGATCTCGAGGAGACCGACGATGCGATCGCGAGGTACGTCGAAAGCGAGATCGACGCGACGATCGCGATCGCCGGCGAGGAGTACGACGAACTGCGGTTCAACCGCGCCCTCCGGGAAACCCAGGATCTGGTGCGAACGCTCAGACAGTACGCCGACTACGCGGAGCCAAACGCCGAAACCTTCGAGCGCGGGCTGTCTGCGGTCGTCCGCTTGCTCGCACCGGTCGCACCGCATCTGGCCGAAGAGCTGTACGACGAACTCGGAGACGATGGGTTCGTCGTCGACGCAACGTGGCCGACCGCCGACGTCGATCGGGAGTTCGTCGACAAGCGCCGCACGCTGGTCGAGAACACCCGCGAAGACGTCCGCCAGATCGTCGACGTGGCCGGCATCGATGACCCGCAGGCGATCGACGTGGTCGTCGCTCCCGACTGGAAGTACGACGCCCTGGGGATCGCGATCGCGAGCGAAGCCGACAACCTGATCGGTGAACTCATGCAGGAATCGCATATCCGCGAGCAGGGCGACGTCGCGGCCAGCTACGGACAGGAGCTCCAGGCCGAACGCGAGGCGCTCTCGATGACGCTGGGACCCGACGAGGAGTTCGCGGCGCTCGAATCCGCAGCGTGGCTCGTAGAGCGCGAGTTCGGCGCGCCGGTGACAGTCGTCAGCGCCGACGAGGTCGACGAGAGCGTGCTGAAAAACGCCGAACCCGGACGGCCGGCGATCGAGATCGAGGACTGA
- a CDS encoding ArsR/SmtB family transcription factor, translating to MDRLAGRLVRRFRDDADEPTVAGLEDEDADKLFDALGSKTSRAILAACYEQGRTRSELADDLETSIQNVSYHVDKLESADLLEAVETRYGQNGREVTVYEPSKRAVVVAAGEPGVVDRLADAVDRLFAPITFVGLLAMTVAAIVRGPARVGMLGDDAGTATTAPTAPEPWLVAAVLAALCGTLIVFVADRLGAFERDGAVGAARTGVPRRLFGRHVGSSRRYAVWIVAFAFATFLALDLVAVGAGHRLTVLAWLAVQLAIPAGLVGAAAVAYLNDGLVASWAAASAPFAGLWGYLVAGDIVRGGFEPILLALGPVAVLVVATPLGTLSYLAGRLLATRRERGVDLSRRAAGALVAHPIAVVALIVSWVVVVR from the coding sequence ATGGACCGCCTCGCTGGCCGGCTCGTGCGACGGTTTCGCGACGACGCCGACGAGCCGACCGTCGCCGGGCTCGAGGACGAAGACGCCGACAAGCTGTTCGACGCTCTCGGATCCAAGACCTCTCGCGCCATCCTGGCGGCGTGTTACGAGCAGGGGCGCACTCGATCGGAGCTTGCCGATGACCTCGAGACGAGCATTCAAAACGTCTCCTATCACGTCGACAAGCTCGAGTCGGCAGACCTGCTCGAGGCCGTCGAGACGCGCTACGGTCAGAACGGTCGCGAAGTAACGGTCTACGAGCCGTCGAAACGGGCGGTCGTCGTGGCTGCGGGTGAACCCGGAGTCGTCGATCGGCTCGCCGACGCCGTCGATCGACTGTTCGCTCCGATCACGTTCGTCGGACTCCTCGCGATGACCGTCGCCGCCATCGTTCGCGGTCCCGCACGGGTCGGGATGCTCGGTGACGACGCCGGGACCGCGACGACCGCACCGACCGCGCCGGAACCCTGGCTTGTGGCCGCAGTTCTGGCGGCTCTCTGTGGTACGCTCATCGTCTTCGTGGCCGATCGTCTCGGAGCGTTCGAGCGCGACGGTGCCGTCGGCGCTGCTCGGACGGGTGTGCCTCGTCGTCTGTTTGGCCGCCACGTCGGTTCGTCACGCCGGTACGCCGTCTGGATCGTGGCGTTCGCGTTCGCGACGTTTCTGGCGCTCGACCTCGTCGCAGTCGGGGCGGGCCACCGACTGACGGTTTTGGCGTGGCTCGCGGTGCAGCTCGCGATTCCGGCCGGCCTCGTCGGTGCCGCCGCGGTCGCGTACCTGAACGACGGTCTGGTCGCAAGCTGGGCGGCCGCGAGCGCCCCGTTCGCCGGTCTCTGGGGCTATCTCGTCGCGGGGGACATAGTCAGAGGCGGCTTCGAGCCGATCCTGCTCGCACTCGGTCCCGTCGCCGTCCTCGTCGTCGCAACACCGCTCGGGACCCTCTCGTACCTCGCCGGTCGACTCCTCGCCACGCGTCGGGAACGGGGAGTGGATCTCTCGAGACGAGCGGCCGGAGCCCTCGTTGCCCACCCGATCGCCGTCGTTGCGCTGATCGTCAGCTGGGTCGTCGTGGTGCGCTGA
- a CDS encoding type II toxin-antitoxin system VapC family toxin, which produces MSVLIDTGVFVAAQNERDEHHDVAVRALTAGFNGEFGALYTTDYVYDEAVTLARIRTGSHREARLIGDRIAGRHSYPSGIELLFVHDDRFEKTVRTFERYDDHELSFTDASLIAVVKSEGLDAVLSFDDDFDGVVDRIDPTTSSGR; this is translated from the coding sequence ATGAGCGTCCTCATCGATACGGGTGTGTTCGTCGCCGCACAGAACGAGCGTGACGAACATCACGACGTGGCGGTGCGAGCATTAACGGCCGGATTCAACGGGGAGTTCGGTGCGTTGTACACGACGGACTACGTGTACGATGAAGCCGTTACGCTCGCGCGTATAAGAACCGGTAGTCATCGCGAAGCGCGTCTCATCGGAGATCGCATCGCGGGTCGCCACTCGTACCCGTCCGGAATCGAACTCCTGTTCGTTCACGACGATCGATTCGAGAAGACGGTACGAACGTTCGAACGGTACGACGACCACGAGCTGAGTTTTACCGACGCGAGTCTCATCGCGGTCGTCAAAAGTGAGGGGCTGGACGCCGTTCTCAGCTTCGACGACGACTTCGACGGGGTCGTCGACCGAATCGATCCGACGACGTCATCGGGTCGATAA
- a CDS encoding heterodisulfide reductase-related iron-sulfur binding cluster — protein MNAIAQAEVTRETYWGISATEYAVFYLLAAITIFVFLYGVYRRFARYAAGSDDPFQRLDDLSTRISRGAAIVLSNEKQFDRDLYGGLMHAFILWGFLTLLIATAIIAVEQYGTELLLNLTFWEGEFYLAYQFIVDAMGLLFVVGIGMAIYRRYWVRNERLWGRHTSNEDAIFIWTLFGLGVGGFLLEGFRIYATGMPDHEAVSFVGYGLAMVFQAIGLPTVAGTATDPNYTAVSVLGFNAETLHWLSWWSHSLLAFFFIAWIPYAKPFHMLSSFANIITRDEKAGKRLPNVPADLDATNAESIDDFTWKELLDQDACTKCGRCSSICPAKASDRPLDPRDVILDLKSYREDLEAGGEEKPIVADGGGVIDTETMESCMACMACMDACPVEIEHLQSFTRLNRQMTDQGDVSAPMQDVFQNVMQHGNTFGNSPRNRADWADDLEFDLTDAREEQVDYLWYVGDYPSYDERNKRVARSLATILQEADVSFGILFDDEKYDGNDVRRVGEEFLYVELAGHHVETWESCEFDTIVCTDPHSYNTFENEYPEVDFAEFADDPMMPFEYTDQWNEDGEVDVLHWTQAVEELVREGKLELSGDELEYTVTYHDPCHLGRYNDEYEAPRDLIEATGCDLREMPRNRADSFCCGGGGGGLWMDFEEEPKPSEERLREALEDTDAGSSVEKFVVACPMCMTMYEDGRKTGGFEDDLEVVDIAELIVEAIGAQSKANLEMAAD, from the coding sequence ATGAACGCGATAGCCCAGGCGGAGGTGACGAGGGAGACGTACTGGGGGATCAGTGCCACCGAATACGCGGTGTTCTATCTCCTCGCGGCGATTACGATTTTCGTCTTCCTCTACGGCGTCTACCGTCGGTTCGCCCGGTACGCCGCCGGTTCCGACGACCCGTTTCAGCGTCTCGACGATCTTTCGACCCGGATCAGCCGTGGGGCTGCGATCGTCCTCTCGAACGAGAAACAGTTCGACAGGGATCTCTACGGCGGGTTGATGCACGCGTTCATCCTCTGGGGGTTTCTCACGCTGTTGATCGCGACCGCGATCATCGCCGTCGAACAGTACGGGACCGAACTGCTGTTGAACCTGACGTTCTGGGAGGGCGAGTTCTATCTCGCCTACCAGTTCATCGTCGACGCGATGGGACTGTTGTTCGTCGTCGGCATCGGGATGGCGATCTACCGGCGTTACTGGGTCCGCAACGAGCGTCTCTGGGGACGACACACCTCGAACGAGGATGCCATTTTTATCTGGACGCTGTTCGGCTTGGGCGTCGGCGGCTTCCTCCTGGAGGGGTTTCGCATCTACGCGACCGGGATGCCCGACCACGAAGCCGTCAGCTTCGTCGGCTACGGCCTCGCGATGGTGTTCCAGGCGATCGGACTGCCGACGGTCGCGGGAACGGCGACCGATCCGAACTATACCGCAGTTTCCGTCCTCGGGTTCAACGCCGAGACGCTCCACTGGCTGTCGTGGTGGTCGCACTCGCTGCTCGCGTTCTTCTTCATCGCGTGGATTCCCTACGCCAAGCCCTTCCACATGCTTTCGTCGTTCGCGAACATTATCACACGCGATGAGAAGGCCGGCAAGCGGCTGCCGAACGTTCCCGCCGACCTGGACGCGACCAACGCCGAATCCATCGACGATTTCACCTGGAAGGAACTGCTCGACCAGGACGCCTGTACCAAGTGCGGTCGCTGTTCGTCGATCTGTCCCGCCAAGGCGTCCGATCGCCCGCTCGACCCGCGCGACGTCATCCTCGATCTGAAATCCTACCGCGAGGATCTCGAGGCCGGCGGCGAAGAGAAGCCGATCGTTGCCGACGGCGGCGGCGTGATCGACACCGAGACGATGGAGTCCTGTATGGCCTGCATGGCCTGCATGGACGCCTGTCCGGTCGAGATAGAGCATCTGCAGTCGTTCACCCGGCTCAATCGCCAGATGACCGATCAGGGCGACGTCTCCGCGCCCATGCAGGACGTCTTTCAGAACGTCATGCAACACGGCAACACCTTCGGCAACAGTCCCCGCAACCGTGCCGACTGGGCCGACGACCTCGAGTTCGACCTCACGGACGCCCGCGAAGAGCAGGTCGACTACCTCTGGTACGTCGGTGACTATCCGAGCTACGACGAACGAAACAAGCGGGTCGCACGGTCGCTGGCCACCATCCTCCAGGAAGCCGACGTCAGCTTCGGCATTCTCTTCGACGACGAGAAGTACGACGGCAACGACGTTCGCCGCGTCGGCGAGGAGTTCCTCTACGTCGAACTCGCGGGCCACCACGTCGAGACCTGGGAGAGCTGCGAGTTCGACACGATCGTCTGTACCGATCCCCACTCCTACAACACGTTCGAAAACGAGTACCCCGAGGTCGACTTCGCGGAGTTCGCTGACGACCCGATGATGCCCTTCGAGTACACCGACCAGTGGAACGAGGACGGCGAGGTCGACGTCCTCCACTGGACCCAGGCCGTCGAAGAGCTGGTACGGGAGGGCAAACTCGAGCTTTCGGGCGACGAACTCGAGTACACCGTCACCTACCACGACCCATGTCACCTCGGGCGATACAACGACGAGTACGAGGCCCCGCGTGACCTGATCGAGGCCACCGGCTGTGATCTCCGCGAGATGCCGCGAAACCGCGCGGACTCGTTCTGTTGTGGCGGCGGCGGCGGCGGACTCTGGATGGACTTCGAAGAAGAGCCGAAACCGAGCGAGGAACGGCTCCGCGAGGCCCTCGAGGATACCGACGCCGGCTCGAGCGTCGAAAAGTTCGTCGTCGCCTGCCCGATGTGCATGACGATGTACGAGGACGGCCGCAAGACCGGCGGCTTCGAAGACGACCTCGAGGTCGTCGATATCGCCGAACTGATCGTCGAGGCGATCGGCGCACAGTCGAAGGCGAACCTCGAGATGGCCGCGGACTGA